ACGCTTTCCGCATTGGCGCGCGGTGAGACGATTCTTCCGCTCCGCACCGTCGTTTTGATTCCCGACACGAACGACGCGTTCGCGGTCATGCCGGCCTACATCGGCTCGCCGAAGACGATGGGCGCGAAGATCATCACGGTGTATCCGGGCAATCACGGCACGCAGTACGACTCGCACCAAGGTGCGGTGCTGCTGTTCGATCCGGACAACGGCAGCCTCGCCGCGCTGCTCGATGCGACGGCCGTGACGACGATCCGCACGGCGGCGGTTTCCGCGGTGGCGACTTGGCTCCTCGCGCGGCCGAACGCGTCGACGCTCGCGATCGTCGGGGCCGGCGTCCAGGCGCACGCGCATCTCGAGTCGATGTGCGCCGTCCGCCCAATCAAGACGCTGCGTATCTGGAGCCGCACGCCTTCCAACGCCGAGCGCCTCGCCGACGTCGCGCGCACCAAGTTCAGCCTCGAGACGACCATCTCGGCGTCGTGCGCCGACGCGGTGCGCGACGCCGACGTGATTTGCACGACGACGTCGGCTCGCGCCCCAGTGCTCTTCGGTGAGTGGCTCACGCCGGGTACGCACATCAACGCCATTGGCGCGTCGCAGCGCACGGCGCGTGAGCTCGATACCCAGTGCGTCGTACGTTCACGCCTCTACGTCGACCGGCGCGAGTCGGCGCTCAAGGAGCCCGGCGACACGCTCGTTCCGCTCGAAGAGGGCGCGATCACGCCCGACCACATCGTCGCCGAGATCGGCGAGCTGGCGATCGGGCGAGGTGAAGGACGGCGCGACGAGCGCGAGATCACGCTCTTCAAATCGCTCGGGCTGGCCATTGAAGATCTCGCGGCCGCGTCGTACGTGTACAACGCGGCGCGACGTGTGGGGGTGGGGGTGGAAGTGGAGCTCGGCGGGGCACGGCTTGAGGCACATTGAGCCGATCACGCTCGACGATGTCCGTGCGGCACAGAAGCGGATAGCGTCGACCGTACATCGCACGCCGCTCATTCGCCTCGAAGTGGACGGCCCGGCGACGATCTACCTGAAGCTCGAGAACCTCCAACCGATCGGCTCGTTCAAGCTCCGGGGTGCGACGAACGCCATTCGCTCGACGCGGCCCGGCTCTCTCGGCGACGGCGTGTACACGGCGAGCGCGGGAAACATGGCGCAAGGCGTCGCGTGGGGCGCACGCGACCTCGGCGTTCCGTGCACAGTCGTGATGCCCGACAGCGCACCGTCGACAAAGGTGAATGCCGTGAAGCGGCTTGGCGCTACGATCGTTCCACTGCCCTACGACGACTGGTGGCAGACGCTGCGCGACCACGGGCGCGCGGGAATGGCGGGGCGATTCATTCATCCTGTCGCCGACCGCGACGTGATGGCGGGCAACGGTACGATTGGTCTCGAGATCGTCGAGGATTTACCCGACGTCGATACGGTGCTCGTGCCATTCGGCGGCGGCGGACTCGTCTCGGGAATCGCGACCGCGGTGCGGGCGCTGCAGCCGAACGCCCGCGTGTACGGATGTGAAATCGAGACCTCAACACCGCTGACGGCCGCACTCACCGCCGGCCATCCCGTCGTCGTCGAGCGAACGCCGAGCTTCGTGGACGGCATCGGCGGGCGCGGCGTGCTCGAGGAGATGTGGCCGATCGTCTCGGACTTGGTGAGCGGGGCACTCGTTGCAACGCTGGCCGAGACAAAAGCGGCGATTCGTTTGATGGCCGAACGCGCGCGCGTCATCGCCGAAGGCGCGGGCGCGGTGCCGGTTGCCGCGGCTCTCGCAGGACGCGCAGGTTCTCGAACAATCGTGTGTGTCGTATCCGGCGGGAACATCGATACGCAAACGCTCGTCGAGATACTAACCGGATGACGGTGGACCGGTGGACCGGTAGACCGGTAGACCGGGAGACCGGGAGACCCGTAGACCGAACGCAACGCACCAACGGCCACGCCGCCATCGTAATCACACGGAAAAACTCAACGTAGATGACGCAGACTTTGAAAATCCCGCAGACTGAGAACGGTGTTGGTTGTCCGTCTGCGTGGTCGCTGTTCAAGTCTGCGGAACCGTTGTTCCCTTTTTCGGTCCCGGACCTAGTGGCTCGACTAGGGCTTTGGTAGCACGCTCGCCAGCTCGGGCACGCTGCTCGCGGCCGCCCAGTTTGGCATTCCGGTTTTCCAGACCAGGGTCGCTGCCGTGATCGCGCCCGACGCCTTGAGCCCGGCCTCGTCGACCGGACCGCGGCGCTCGTTGCCGACGGCGTAGTACCAAACAACGGAGGGAAGCGGCGGCGGCTCCGATACGGACCGTGTGTTGGCGGCGGCGACCTGTTGGCCGACGACTGCGCCAACGCCGATCGCCATGCCCGCGCCGGCGGCGCCGTTGGGATTGCGGGCCGCGTCGCGGATCGCGTCGGCGCTCTGGAGACGCGTGTATCGGTCGAGATCGCCGAGCATGTTCATGCGCGTCTTTTGATCGAGCGTCGCTTCGACTTCGGGCGGCAGCGACACGTTCTCGATGACGAGCTGCGTTATCGCCAGGCCGTACTGTTGGAACTGTGGCGCCACTTGCTCCTGCACGCGCGCGCCGATCTCGCCGTACTTGGACGAGAGCTCGTAGACTGACACGCTGCCGCCCGCGAGCACGACGCTCACCTTCGCGACGACGAGATCGCGGAGCTGTTCCGTGGTCTGATCGACGTGGAAGGTGGCGTTCGTCCCGACGAGCTCTTGGACGAACCGCTCCGCCTCGGTGACGCGGACGGCGTACGTGCCGAACGCGCGGAGGCGCACCGGTCCGAGCTCGGCATCGCGCACGATCACGGGATTCGACGTGCCCCACTTCTGCCCGATGAACTGGCGCGTGTTGAGGTAGATGACGTCGGCCTTGAACGGGCTGTGAAATCCGTACTTCCAGCCCTGCAGACGCGACAACACGGGCACGTTTTCCGTGGAGAGCTCGTGGCGCCCGGGCATGAACATGTCGGCGATGTGGCCTTGGTCGACGAGGATCGCGACCTGCGACTGCCGCACGATGAGCTGCGCGCCGTTCTTGATCTCGTTGTTCGGGCGCGAGAAACGCCACGCCATCGTGTCGTCGGTGTCGTCGATCCACTCGATGACGTCGATCAGTTCGCCGGAGATGAATTCGCGCAGCGTCATAGGGGGAGATCTCGTTACGAGAAGAGAGTCTTGAGAATGAAATCCAGTGTCGCCGACCCCAGATCGATGGAGTGCGCGCTCGAGCCGCCGGTGGTGGGAAACGAGACGGTCGATGTGAACGTTCTCGTGACAACGATGTTCGGATCGAGGCCGATCGCCGAAGCCTGCGACGCCTTTCGCTCGGCCTCGGTGGCGCGCATGCGATCGAGCCCGCCGTTGGCCACGAACTGCAAGACGCCGCGCAGCTCGTCGCGCTCGAACCACACCCCGTGGTTCTTGCAGACGTCGACGATGATTCCCGACATCTTTCCGAAATTCACTCGGTTCATGACCTTGTCGCAGACCGCGCAGTGGACATAGCGCACCCGGCCTTGGTTCGGCGCCTGTGCGGCCATACCGCCGGCGCCGAGCGAGGTCATGACGGTGCCGCGCTCCTCGCGATTGCTGCAGAGCGCCGCGAAGTCATTCGGCGCGAGCCACGCGCTGCCGCACTGGTCGCATTGGTGGAGCGGCGTGGCGCCGAGCCGCACGGGATGCATCTCGCCGCTACAGCCGGGGCATTTGAGCGTCTTGCCGTCGACCGACTCCGGCGCCTCGATCTTCGTGCCGCAGTGCGGACAGAACTGCGCGCCGACGAACATCGAGCCGAAGCACGACGGACACGCGACCACGGCGAGCCGCGAGCCGCAGTAGTCGCAGCGGGTCGCGTCAGTCGCGGCGGCGGCGCCGCAGTTGGGGCAGTTGAGCAGCGAAGAAGCGGAGGCCATCGTGGGAGCGTGGATCGGTCGTCGGAGGAGGCGCTGCGAGGCGCCACCTCCGGACGAAGACGACCACGCCGGATGACCGGCAACCGCTACGGCTTCTTGCCCTTACCGATCGAGCGGTAGTACTCCTCGACGTTCTGTTTGTACGCCGGCGGGACGTCGCCAGACCGCTCCAGCAGAACGCGTGTCGAGTCGGATTCACCGAGCTTCCGACGAAGGCCGAATTCGAAATCTTTGAAGCCTTCGATGGTCTTCGCGCGCAGGTCCGACGAGATGCGCGGATCCTCGAGCGCCCGCGTGTTGGTGAGCTGCTTCAGATTGTCGATCGCCTGATCGAGCTGCTTCGTGGCCAGCCCTTGCCGCTGCAGCTCGGTGCGGAGCGCCTGCGCGTCGGCGAGACGCTGCTGCGCTTCGCGGCTGAACTGCTGCGCGTCGTCGGGCGAAAGCCGTCCGTTCGGAATTCCGCCGCCCGGCACGCCGTTCGGATTCAACGGGCCGCCCATGCCGTTCTGCTGCTGCGAGCCGGGACGACCACCGGGAATCCCACCGCCGTTGGCCTGCTGCTGCCGACCGTTCTGACCTTGGCCGTTTCCACCCTGCCCTTGCTGTCCCTGTTGGCCCTGGCCCTGGCCTTGGCCCTGCTGGCCTTGGCCCTGCTGGCCTTGTTGCCCCTTGCCTTGCTGGCCCTGCTGTCCCTGCGAACCCTGCGCTTGGCCTTGGCCCTGTTGGCCCGGTGAACCTTGCGCCTGTCCTTGGCCTTGTTGCCCTTGTTGCCCTTGGCTCTGACCA
This genomic stretch from Gemmatimonadaceae bacterium harbors:
- a CDS encoding ornithine cyclodeaminase family protein; the encoded protein is MLILDQQAVTDLLPIRECIDLMVSTLSALARGETILPLRTVVLIPDTNDAFAVMPAYIGSPKTMGAKIITVYPGNHGTQYDSHQGAVLLFDPDNGSLAALLDATAVTTIRTAAVSAVATWLLARPNASTLAIVGAGVQAHAHLESMCAVRPIKTLRIWSRTPSNAERLADVARTKFSLETTISASCADAVRDADVICTTTSARAPVLFGEWLTPGTHINAIGASQRTARELDTQCVVRSRLYVDRRESALKEPGDTLVPLEEGAITPDHIVAEIGELAIGRGEGRRDEREITLFKSLGLAIEDLAAASYVYNAARRVGVGVEVELGGARLEAH
- a CDS encoding threonine/serine dehydratase, producing the protein MRHIEPITLDDVRAAQKRIASTVHRTPLIRLEVDGPATIYLKLENLQPIGSFKLRGATNAIRSTRPGSLGDGVYTASAGNMAQGVAWGARDLGVPCTVVMPDSAPSTKVNAVKRLGATIVPLPYDDWWQTLRDHGRAGMAGRFIHPVADRDVMAGNGTIGLEIVEDLPDVDTVLVPFGGGGLVSGIATAVRALQPNARVYGCEIETSTPLTAALTAGHPVVVERTPSFVDGIGGRGVLEEMWPIVSDLVSGALVATLAETKAAIRLMAERARVIAEGAGAVPVAAALAGRAGSRTIVCVVSGGNIDTQTLVEILTG
- a CDS encoding SPFH domain-containing protein, with the protein product MTLREFISGELIDVIEWIDDTDDTMAWRFSRPNNEIKNGAQLIVRQSQVAILVDQGHIADMFMPGRHELSTENVPVLSRLQGWKYGFHSPFKADVIYLNTRQFIGQKWGTSNPVIVRDAELGPVRLRAFGTYAVRVTEAERFVQELVGTNATFHVDQTTEQLRDLVVAKVSVVLAGGSVSVYELSSKYGEIGARVQEQVAPQFQQYGLAITQLVIENVSLPPEVEATLDQKTRMNMLGDLDRYTRLQSADAIRDAARNPNGAAGAGMAIGVGAVVGQQVAAANTRSVSEPPPLPSVVWYYAVGNERRGPVDEAGLKASGAITAATLVWKTGMPNWAAASSVPELASVLPKP
- a CDS encoding zf-TFIIB domain-containing protein, which codes for MASASSLLNCPNCGAAAATDATRCDYCGSRLAVVACPSCFGSMFVGAQFCPHCGTKIEAPESVDGKTLKCPGCSGEMHPVRLGATPLHQCDQCGSAWLAPNDFAALCSNREERGTVMTSLGAGGMAAQAPNQGRVRYVHCAVCDKVMNRVNFGKMSGIIVDVCKNHGVWFERDELRGVLQFVANGGLDRMRATEAERKASQASAIGLDPNIVVTRTFTSTVSFPTTGGSSAHSIDLGSATLDFILKTLFS